The following coding sequences lie in one Gadus macrocephalus chromosome 1, ASM3116895v1 genomic window:
- the naca gene encoding nascent polypeptide-associated complex subunit alpha isoform X46 codes for MPGEATETVPVTEQEMQQPQVETATPPAQAATQKPKAAGGNVKAKGKDAKSGSSATAPKAVPGRRKRSSMSASSASPTSPKNTPSSTPRSPVASPLASSIDSSKTPKVVKAGKQGKPKKGEAFVSPSVPAPVESKAAPAEMKPIDPKPDSVEVKAKPTLAHPQTASPSLTKPASAPVAFKVTSKPAASAPVSFSDALESGTSKALVENKTALPQAAPVTPVTDEDLPPLIPPEKAVSMPAAPLEAVKPTPEAEAVTPLPKAEAAKPAPKLEAPIVKATMVEAPKVEAAIPALKVEAAIPALKVEAAIPALKVEAAKVEVAKPAPKVEAPKVEDNKPAPKVEAPKVEAPKEKSPMPRKLTFAEAVAKPVVKPEVEIISQPPCESESTPKSAPSTAKTSAKAVPVMKNDKGSGTESDSDESVPDLEEQDSAQTQTQQAQLAAAAEIDEEPVSKAKQSRSEKKARKAMSKLGLRQVTGVTRVTIRKSKNILFVITKPDVYKSPASDTYIVFGEAKIEDLSQQAQLAAAEKFKVQGEAVSNIQENTQTPTVQEESEEEEVDETGVEVKDIELVMSQANVSRAKAVRALKNNNNDIVNAIMELTM; via the exons ATGCCAGGCGAAGCAACAGAAACGGTCCCAGTCACCGAGCAGGAGATGCAGCAGCCTCAAGTTGAGACTG CAACACCTCCTGCCCAAGCTGCCACCCAGAAACCCAAGGCTGCTGGTGGCAATGTTAAGGCCAAAGGCAAAGATGCTAAGAGTGGGTCGAGTGCCACTGCCCCAAAGGCTGTCCCTGGCAGAAGAAAACGATCCTCAATGTCTGCCTCTTCTGCATCTCCTACTTCCCCAAAGAATACTCCTTCCTCAACCCCACGCTCTCCTGTAGCATCTCCTCTAGCCTCTTCTATTGATTCATCTAAAACCCCAAAGGTTGTTAAGGCTGGTAAACAAGGAAAACCTAAAAAAGGGGAAGCCTTTGTGTCGCCTTCAGTCCCTGCACCTGTGGAATCTAAGGCAGCTCCTGCAGAGATGAAGCCAATAGACCCTAAGCCAGACTCGGTTGAAGTGAAGGCTAAACCTACTCTTGCTCATCCTCAAACGGCCTCACCAAGCCTCACCAAGCCTGCTTCCGCCCCTGTTGCCTTTAAGGTGACCTCAAAGCCTGCAGCATCAGCCCCAGTTTCATTTTCAGATGCTCTTGAGTCCGGCACCTCCAAAGCACTAGTTGAAAATAAAACCGCCCTACCTCAAGCAGCCCCGGTTACTCCAGTAACTGATGAGGATCTCCCACCCCTCATCCCACCAGAAAAGGCAGTCAGTATGCCAGCTGCTCCTCTAGAAGCCGTGAAACCAACACCCGAGGCGGAGGCTGTGACACCTTTACCCAAGGCAGAAGCTGCCAAGCCAGCACCCAAGTTGGAGGCACCCATAGTAAAGGCTACCATGGTGGAGGCCCCCAAGGTAGAGGCTGCCATTCCGGCACTCAAGGTAGAGGCTGCCATTCCGGCACTCAAGGTAGAGGCTGCCATTCCGGCACTCAAG GTAGAGGCTGCCAAGGTGGAGGTTGCCAAGCCAGCGCCCAAGGTAGAGGCTCCCAAGGTGGAGGATAACAAGCCAGCGCCCAAGGTAGAGGCTCCCAAGGTGGAGGCACCCAAGGAGAAGAGTCCCATGCCCCGTAAACTTACGTTTGCTGAGGCTGTTGCAAAACCTGTTGTTAAACCTGAAGTTGAGATTATCAGTCAACCCCCTTGTGAATCTGAATCAACCCCAAAATCTGCCCCTTCAACTGCTAAAACCTCAGCCAAGGCGGTGCCTGTGATGAAGAACGACAAGG GATCTGGCACAGAGTCCGACAGTGATGAGTCGGTACCTGACTTGGAGGAACAGGACtctgcacagacacagacgcagcaGGCCCAG CTTGCAGCTGCTGCCGAAATTGACGAAGAACCAGTCAGCAAAGCCAAACAGAGCCGCAGTGAAAAGAAAGCACGAAAG GCAATGTCAAAGCTTGGTCTGAGGCAGGTAACTGGTGTCACCAGAGTCACCATTCGCAAGTCCAAGAACATCTTGTTTGTCATTACCAAACCAGACGTTTACAAGAGTCCTGCATCAGACACCTACATCGTCTTCGGTGAAGCTAAG ATTGAGGATCTCTCTCAACAAGCTCAGCTGGCCGCTGCTGAAAAGTTCAAGGTACAGGGAGAAGCTGTTTCAAACATCCAGGAGAACACACAGACGCCAACAGTACAGGAGGAgagtgaagaggaagag GTTGACGAGACTGGCGTGGAGGTCAAGGACATTGAACTTGTCATGTCGCAAGCCAACGTCTCTCGGGCTAAGGCTGTACGGGccctgaaaaacaacaacaacgacattGTCAATGCTATTATG GAGTTGACAATGTAA
- the naca gene encoding nascent polypeptide-associated complex subunit alpha isoform X1, protein MPGEATETVPVTEQEMQQPQVETATPPAQAATQKPKAAGGNVKAKGKDAKSGSSATAPKAVPGRRKRSSMSASSASPTSPKNTPSSTPRSPVASPLASSIDSSKTPKVVKAGKQGKPKKGEAFVSPSVPAPVESKAAPAEMKPIDPKPDSVEVKAKPTLAHPQTASPSLTKPASAPVAFKVTSKPAASAPVSFSDALESGTSKALVENKTALPQAAPVTPVTDEDLPPLIPPEKAVSMPAAPLEAVKPTPEAEAVTPLPKAEAAKPAPKLEAPIVKATMVEAPKVEAAIPALKVEAAIPALKVEAAIPALKVEAAIPALKVEAPKVEAPKVEAPKVEAPKVEAPKVEAAIPAPKVAAPKVEAAIPAAPKVEAAILAPKVEARKVEVPEVEAAKVADVKPAPKVEAPKVEVAKPTPKVEAPKVEDAKPAPKVEAPKVEDNKPAPKVEAPKVADVKPAPKVEAAKVEVAKPAPKVEAPKVEDNKPAPKVEAPKVEAPKEKSPMPRKLTFAEAVAKPVVKPEVEIISQPPCESESTPKSAPSTAKTSAKAVPVMKNDKGSGTESDSDESVPDLEEQDSAQTQTQQAQLAAAAEIDEEPVSKAKQSRSEKKARKAMSKLGLRQVTGVTRVTIRKSKNILFVITKPDVYKSPASDTYIVFGEAKIEDLSQQAQLAAAEKFKVQGEAVSNIQENTQTPTVQEESEEEEVDETGVEVKDIELVMSQANVSRAKAVRALKNNNNDIVNAIMELTM, encoded by the exons ATGCCAGGCGAAGCAACAGAAACGGTCCCAGTCACCGAGCAGGAGATGCAGCAGCCTCAAGTTGAGACTG CAACACCTCCTGCCCAAGCTGCCACCCAGAAACCCAAGGCTGCTGGTGGCAATGTTAAGGCCAAAGGCAAAGATGCTAAGAGTGGGTCGAGTGCCACTGCCCCAAAGGCTGTCCCTGGCAGAAGAAAACGATCCTCAATGTCTGCCTCTTCTGCATCTCCTACTTCCCCAAAGAATACTCCTTCCTCAACCCCACGCTCTCCTGTAGCATCTCCTCTAGCCTCTTCTATTGATTCATCTAAAACCCCAAAGGTTGTTAAGGCTGGTAAACAAGGAAAACCTAAAAAAGGGGAAGCCTTTGTGTCGCCTTCAGTCCCTGCACCTGTGGAATCTAAGGCAGCTCCTGCAGAGATGAAGCCAATAGACCCTAAGCCAGACTCGGTTGAAGTGAAGGCTAAACCTACTCTTGCTCATCCTCAAACGGCCTCACCAAGCCTCACCAAGCCTGCTTCCGCCCCTGTTGCCTTTAAGGTGACCTCAAAGCCTGCAGCATCAGCCCCAGTTTCATTTTCAGATGCTCTTGAGTCCGGCACCTCCAAAGCACTAGTTGAAAATAAAACCGCCCTACCTCAAGCAGCCCCGGTTACTCCAGTAACTGATGAGGATCTCCCACCCCTCATCCCACCAGAAAAGGCAGTCAGTATGCCAGCTGCTCCTCTAGAAGCCGTGAAACCAACACCCGAGGCGGAGGCTGTGACACCTTTACCCAAGGCAGAAGCTGCCAAGCCAGCACCCAAGTTGGAGGCACCCATAGTAAAGGCTACCATGGTGGAGGCCCCCAAGGTAGAGGCTGCCATTCCGGCACTCAAGGTAGAGGCTGCCATTCCGGCACTCAAGGTAGAGGCTGCCATTCCGGCACTCAAGGTAGAGGCTGCCATTCCGGCACTCAAG GTGGAGGCACCCAAGGTGGAGGCACCCAAGGTGGAGGCACCCAAGGTAGAGGCACCCAAGGTAGAGGCACCCAAGGTGGAGGCTGCCATTCCGGCCCCCAAGGTGGCAGCACCGAAGGTAGAGGCTGCCATTCCGGCGGCACCCAAGGTAGAGGCTGCCATTCTGGCCCCCAAGGTAGAGGCTAGAAAGGTGGAGGTACCTGAGGTAGAGGCTGCCAAGGTGGCGGATGTCAAGCCAGCTCCAAAGGTAGAGGCACCCAAGGTGGAGGTTGCCAAGCCAACTCCAAAGGTAGAGGCACCCAAGGTGGAGGATGCCAAGCCAGCGCCCAAGGTAGAGGCTCCCAAGGTGGAGGATAACAAGCCAGCGCCCAAGGTAGAGGCTCCCAAGGTGGCGGATGTCAAGCCAGCTCCAAAGGTAGAGGCTGCCAAGGTGGAGGTTGCCAAGCCAGCGCCCAAGGTAGAGGCTCCCAAGGTGGAGGATAACAAGCCAGCGCCCAAGGTAGAGGCTCCCAAGGTGGAGGCACCCAAGGAGAAGAGTCCCATGCCCCGTAAACTTACGTTTGCTGAGGCTGTTGCAAAACCTGTTGTTAAACCTGAAGTTGAGATTATCAGTCAACCCCCTTGTGAATCTGAATCAACCCCAAAATCTGCCCCTTCAACTGCTAAAACCTCAGCCAAGGCGGTGCCTGTGATGAAGAACGACAAGG GATCTGGCACAGAGTCCGACAGTGATGAGTCGGTACCTGACTTGGAGGAACAGGACtctgcacagacacagacgcagcaGGCCCAG CTTGCAGCTGCTGCCGAAATTGACGAAGAACCAGTCAGCAAAGCCAAACAGAGCCGCAGTGAAAAGAAAGCACGAAAG GCAATGTCAAAGCTTGGTCTGAGGCAGGTAACTGGTGTCACCAGAGTCACCATTCGCAAGTCCAAGAACATCTTGTTTGTCATTACCAAACCAGACGTTTACAAGAGTCCTGCATCAGACACCTACATCGTCTTCGGTGAAGCTAAG ATTGAGGATCTCTCTCAACAAGCTCAGCTGGCCGCTGCTGAAAAGTTCAAGGTACAGGGAGAAGCTGTTTCAAACATCCAGGAGAACACACAGACGCCAACAGTACAGGAGGAgagtgaagaggaagag GTTGACGAGACTGGCGTGGAGGTCAAGGACATTGAACTTGTCATGTCGCAAGCCAACGTCTCTCGGGCTAAGGCTGTACGGGccctgaaaaacaacaacaacgacattGTCAATGCTATTATG GAGTTGACAATGTAA
- the naca gene encoding nascent polypeptide-associated complex subunit alpha isoform X38: MPGEATETVPVTEQEMQQPQVETATPPAQAATQKPKAAGGNVKAKGKDAKSGSSATAPKAVPGRRKRSSMSASSASPTSPKNTPSSTPRSPVASPLASSIDSSKTPKVVKAGKQGKPKKGEAFVSPSVPAPVESKAAPAEMKPIDPKPDSVEVKAKPTLAHPQTASPSLTKPASAPVAFKVTSKPAASAPVSFSDALESGTSKALVENKTALPQAAPVTPVTDEDLPPLIPPEKAVSMPAAPLEAVKPTPEAEAVTPLPKAEAAKPAPKLEAPIVKATMVEAPKVEAAIPALKVEAAIPALKVEAAIPALKVEAAIPALKVEAPKVEAPKVEAAKVEVAKPAPKVEAPKVEDNKPAPKVEAPKVEAPKEKSPMPRKLTFAEAVAKPVVKPEVEIISQPPCESESTPKSAPSTAKTSAKAVPVMKNDKGSGTESDSDESVPDLEEQDSAQTQTQQAQLAAAAEIDEEPVSKAKQSRSEKKARKAMSKLGLRQVTGVTRVTIRKSKNILFVITKPDVYKSPASDTYIVFGEAKIEDLSQQAQLAAAEKFKVQGEAVSNIQENTQTPTVQEESEEEEVDETGVEVKDIELVMSQANVSRAKAVRALKNNNNDIVNAIMELTM; this comes from the exons ATGCCAGGCGAAGCAACAGAAACGGTCCCAGTCACCGAGCAGGAGATGCAGCAGCCTCAAGTTGAGACTG CAACACCTCCTGCCCAAGCTGCCACCCAGAAACCCAAGGCTGCTGGTGGCAATGTTAAGGCCAAAGGCAAAGATGCTAAGAGTGGGTCGAGTGCCACTGCCCCAAAGGCTGTCCCTGGCAGAAGAAAACGATCCTCAATGTCTGCCTCTTCTGCATCTCCTACTTCCCCAAAGAATACTCCTTCCTCAACCCCACGCTCTCCTGTAGCATCTCCTCTAGCCTCTTCTATTGATTCATCTAAAACCCCAAAGGTTGTTAAGGCTGGTAAACAAGGAAAACCTAAAAAAGGGGAAGCCTTTGTGTCGCCTTCAGTCCCTGCACCTGTGGAATCTAAGGCAGCTCCTGCAGAGATGAAGCCAATAGACCCTAAGCCAGACTCGGTTGAAGTGAAGGCTAAACCTACTCTTGCTCATCCTCAAACGGCCTCACCAAGCCTCACCAAGCCTGCTTCCGCCCCTGTTGCCTTTAAGGTGACCTCAAAGCCTGCAGCATCAGCCCCAGTTTCATTTTCAGATGCTCTTGAGTCCGGCACCTCCAAAGCACTAGTTGAAAATAAAACCGCCCTACCTCAAGCAGCCCCGGTTACTCCAGTAACTGATGAGGATCTCCCACCCCTCATCCCACCAGAAAAGGCAGTCAGTATGCCAGCTGCTCCTCTAGAAGCCGTGAAACCAACACCCGAGGCGGAGGCTGTGACACCTTTACCCAAGGCAGAAGCTGCCAAGCCAGCACCCAAGTTGGAGGCACCCATAGTAAAGGCTACCATGGTGGAGGCCCCCAAGGTAGAGGCTGCCATTCCGGCACTCAAGGTAGAGGCTGCCATTCCGGCACTCAAGGTAGAGGCTGCCATTCCGGCACTCAAGGTAGAGGCTGCCATTCCGGCACTCAAG GTAGAGGCACCCAAGGTAGAGGCACCCAAG GTAGAGGCTGCCAAGGTGGAGGTTGCCAAGCCAGCGCCCAAGGTAGAGGCTCCCAAGGTGGAGGATAACAAGCCAGCGCCCAAGGTAGAGGCTCCCAAGGTGGAGGCACCCAAGGAGAAGAGTCCCATGCCCCGTAAACTTACGTTTGCTGAGGCTGTTGCAAAACCTGTTGTTAAACCTGAAGTTGAGATTATCAGTCAACCCCCTTGTGAATCTGAATCAACCCCAAAATCTGCCCCTTCAACTGCTAAAACCTCAGCCAAGGCGGTGCCTGTGATGAAGAACGACAAGG GATCTGGCACAGAGTCCGACAGTGATGAGTCGGTACCTGACTTGGAGGAACAGGACtctgcacagacacagacgcagcaGGCCCAG CTTGCAGCTGCTGCCGAAATTGACGAAGAACCAGTCAGCAAAGCCAAACAGAGCCGCAGTGAAAAGAAAGCACGAAAG GCAATGTCAAAGCTTGGTCTGAGGCAGGTAACTGGTGTCACCAGAGTCACCATTCGCAAGTCCAAGAACATCTTGTTTGTCATTACCAAACCAGACGTTTACAAGAGTCCTGCATCAGACACCTACATCGTCTTCGGTGAAGCTAAG ATTGAGGATCTCTCTCAACAAGCTCAGCTGGCCGCTGCTGAAAAGTTCAAGGTACAGGGAGAAGCTGTTTCAAACATCCAGGAGAACACACAGACGCCAACAGTACAGGAGGAgagtgaagaggaagag GTTGACGAGACTGGCGTGGAGGTCAAGGACATTGAACTTGTCATGTCGCAAGCCAACGTCTCTCGGGCTAAGGCTGTACGGGccctgaaaaacaacaacaacgacattGTCAATGCTATTATG GAGTTGACAATGTAA
- the naca gene encoding nascent polypeptide-associated complex subunit alpha isoform X37, whose amino-acid sequence MPGEATETVPVTEQEMQQPQVETATPPAQAATQKPKAAGGNVKAKGKDAKSGSSATAPKAVPGRRKRSSMSASSASPTSPKNTPSSTPRSPVASPLASSIDSSKTPKVVKAGKQGKPKKGEAFVSPSVPAPVESKAAPAEMKPIDPKPDSVEVKAKPTLAHPQTASPSLTKPASAPVAFKVTSKPAASAPVSFSDALESGTSKALVENKTALPQAAPVTPVTDEDLPPLIPPEKAVSMPAAPLEAVKPTPEAEAVTPLPKAEAAKPAPKLEAPIVKATMVEAPKVEAAIPALKVEAAIPALKVEAAIPALKVEAAIPALKVEAPKVEAPKVEAPKVEAAKVEVAKPAPKVEAPKVEDNKPAPKVEAPKVEAPKEKSPMPRKLTFAEAVAKPVVKPEVEIISQPPCESESTPKSAPSTAKTSAKAVPVMKNDKGSGTESDSDESVPDLEEQDSAQTQTQQAQLAAAAEIDEEPVSKAKQSRSEKKARKAMSKLGLRQVTGVTRVTIRKSKNILFVITKPDVYKSPASDTYIVFGEAKIEDLSQQAQLAAAEKFKVQGEAVSNIQENTQTPTVQEESEEEEVDETGVEVKDIELVMSQANVSRAKAVRALKNNNNDIVNAIMELTM is encoded by the exons ATGCCAGGCGAAGCAACAGAAACGGTCCCAGTCACCGAGCAGGAGATGCAGCAGCCTCAAGTTGAGACTG CAACACCTCCTGCCCAAGCTGCCACCCAGAAACCCAAGGCTGCTGGTGGCAATGTTAAGGCCAAAGGCAAAGATGCTAAGAGTGGGTCGAGTGCCACTGCCCCAAAGGCTGTCCCTGGCAGAAGAAAACGATCCTCAATGTCTGCCTCTTCTGCATCTCCTACTTCCCCAAAGAATACTCCTTCCTCAACCCCACGCTCTCCTGTAGCATCTCCTCTAGCCTCTTCTATTGATTCATCTAAAACCCCAAAGGTTGTTAAGGCTGGTAAACAAGGAAAACCTAAAAAAGGGGAAGCCTTTGTGTCGCCTTCAGTCCCTGCACCTGTGGAATCTAAGGCAGCTCCTGCAGAGATGAAGCCAATAGACCCTAAGCCAGACTCGGTTGAAGTGAAGGCTAAACCTACTCTTGCTCATCCTCAAACGGCCTCACCAAGCCTCACCAAGCCTGCTTCCGCCCCTGTTGCCTTTAAGGTGACCTCAAAGCCTGCAGCATCAGCCCCAGTTTCATTTTCAGATGCTCTTGAGTCCGGCACCTCCAAAGCACTAGTTGAAAATAAAACCGCCCTACCTCAAGCAGCCCCGGTTACTCCAGTAACTGATGAGGATCTCCCACCCCTCATCCCACCAGAAAAGGCAGTCAGTATGCCAGCTGCTCCTCTAGAAGCCGTGAAACCAACACCCGAGGCGGAGGCTGTGACACCTTTACCCAAGGCAGAAGCTGCCAAGCCAGCACCCAAGTTGGAGGCACCCATAGTAAAGGCTACCATGGTGGAGGCCCCCAAGGTAGAGGCTGCCATTCCGGCACTCAAGGTAGAGGCTGCCATTCCGGCACTCAAGGTAGAGGCTGCCATTCCGGCACTCAAGGTAGAGGCTGCCATTCCGGCACTCAAG GTGGAGGCACCCAAGGTAGAGGCACCCAAGGTAGAGGCACCCAAG GTAGAGGCTGCCAAGGTGGAGGTTGCCAAGCCAGCGCCCAAGGTAGAGGCTCCCAAGGTGGAGGATAACAAGCCAGCGCCCAAGGTAGAGGCTCCCAAGGTGGAGGCACCCAAGGAGAAGAGTCCCATGCCCCGTAAACTTACGTTTGCTGAGGCTGTTGCAAAACCTGTTGTTAAACCTGAAGTTGAGATTATCAGTCAACCCCCTTGTGAATCTGAATCAACCCCAAAATCTGCCCCTTCAACTGCTAAAACCTCAGCCAAGGCGGTGCCTGTGATGAAGAACGACAAGG GATCTGGCACAGAGTCCGACAGTGATGAGTCGGTACCTGACTTGGAGGAACAGGACtctgcacagacacagacgcagcaGGCCCAG CTTGCAGCTGCTGCCGAAATTGACGAAGAACCAGTCAGCAAAGCCAAACAGAGCCGCAGTGAAAAGAAAGCACGAAAG GCAATGTCAAAGCTTGGTCTGAGGCAGGTAACTGGTGTCACCAGAGTCACCATTCGCAAGTCCAAGAACATCTTGTTTGTCATTACCAAACCAGACGTTTACAAGAGTCCTGCATCAGACACCTACATCGTCTTCGGTGAAGCTAAG ATTGAGGATCTCTCTCAACAAGCTCAGCTGGCCGCTGCTGAAAAGTTCAAGGTACAGGGAGAAGCTGTTTCAAACATCCAGGAGAACACACAGACGCCAACAGTACAGGAGGAgagtgaagaggaagag GTTGACGAGACTGGCGTGGAGGTCAAGGACATTGAACTTGTCATGTCGCAAGCCAACGTCTCTCGGGCTAAGGCTGTACGGGccctgaaaaacaacaacaacgacattGTCAATGCTATTATG GAGTTGACAATGTAA
- the naca gene encoding nascent polypeptide-associated complex subunit alpha isoform X29, producing MPGEATETVPVTEQEMQQPQVETATPPAQAATQKPKAAGGNVKAKGKDAKSGSSATAPKAVPGRRKRSSMSASSASPTSPKNTPSSTPRSPVASPLASSIDSSKTPKVVKAGKQGKPKKGEAFVSPSVPAPVESKAAPAEMKPIDPKPDSVEVKAKPTLAHPQTASPSLTKPASAPVAFKVTSKPAASAPVSFSDALESGTSKALVENKTALPQAAPVTPVTDEDLPPLIPPEKAVSMPAAPLEAVKPTPEAEAVTPLPKAEAAKPAPKLEAPIVKATMVEAPKVEAAIPALKVEAAIPALKVEAAIPALKVEAAIPALKVEAAIPAPKVEARKVEVPEVEAAKVADVKPAPKVEAPKVEVAKPTPKVEAPKVEDAKPAPKVEAPKVEDNKPAPKVEAPKVADVKPAPKVEAAKVEVAKPAPKVEAPKVEDNKPAPKVEAPKVEAPKEKSPMPRKLTFAEAVAKPVVKPEVEIISQPPCESESTPKSAPSTAKTSAKAVPVMKNDKGSGTESDSDESVPDLEEQDSAQTQTQQAQLAAAAEIDEEPVSKAKQSRSEKKARKAMSKLGLRQVTGVTRVTIRKSKNILFVITKPDVYKSPASDTYIVFGEAKIEDLSQQAQLAAAEKFKVQGEAVSNIQENTQTPTVQEESEEEEVDETGVEVKDIELVMSQANVSRAKAVRALKNNNNDIVNAIMELTM from the exons ATGCCAGGCGAAGCAACAGAAACGGTCCCAGTCACCGAGCAGGAGATGCAGCAGCCTCAAGTTGAGACTG CAACACCTCCTGCCCAAGCTGCCACCCAGAAACCCAAGGCTGCTGGTGGCAATGTTAAGGCCAAAGGCAAAGATGCTAAGAGTGGGTCGAGTGCCACTGCCCCAAAGGCTGTCCCTGGCAGAAGAAAACGATCCTCAATGTCTGCCTCTTCTGCATCTCCTACTTCCCCAAAGAATACTCCTTCCTCAACCCCACGCTCTCCTGTAGCATCTCCTCTAGCCTCTTCTATTGATTCATCTAAAACCCCAAAGGTTGTTAAGGCTGGTAAACAAGGAAAACCTAAAAAAGGGGAAGCCTTTGTGTCGCCTTCAGTCCCTGCACCTGTGGAATCTAAGGCAGCTCCTGCAGAGATGAAGCCAATAGACCCTAAGCCAGACTCGGTTGAAGTGAAGGCTAAACCTACTCTTGCTCATCCTCAAACGGCCTCACCAAGCCTCACCAAGCCTGCTTCCGCCCCTGTTGCCTTTAAGGTGACCTCAAAGCCTGCAGCATCAGCCCCAGTTTCATTTTCAGATGCTCTTGAGTCCGGCACCTCCAAAGCACTAGTTGAAAATAAAACCGCCCTACCTCAAGCAGCCCCGGTTACTCCAGTAACTGATGAGGATCTCCCACCCCTCATCCCACCAGAAAAGGCAGTCAGTATGCCAGCTGCTCCTCTAGAAGCCGTGAAACCAACACCCGAGGCGGAGGCTGTGACACCTTTACCCAAGGCAGAAGCTGCCAAGCCAGCACCCAAGTTGGAGGCACCCATAGTAAAGGCTACCATGGTGGAGGCCCCCAAGGTAGAGGCTGCCATTCCGGCACTCAAGGTAGAGGCTGCCATTCCGGCACTCAAGGTAGAGGCTGCCATTCCGGCACTCAAGGTAGAGGCTGCCATTCCGGCACTCAAG GTGGAGGCTGCCATTCCGGCCCCCAAG GTAGAGGCTAGAAAGGTGGAGGTACCTGAGGTAGAGGCTGCCAAGGTGGCGGATGTCAAGCCAGCTCCAAAGGTAGAGGCACCCAAGGTGGAGGTTGCCAAGCCAACTCCAAAGGTAGAGGCACCCAAGGTGGAGGATGCCAAGCCAGCGCCCAAGGTAGAGGCTCCCAAGGTGGAGGATAACAAGCCAGCGCCCAAGGTAGAGGCTCCCAAGGTGGCGGATGTCAAGCCAGCTCCAAAGGTAGAGGCTGCCAAGGTGGAGGTTGCCAAGCCAGCGCCCAAGGTAGAGGCTCCCAAGGTGGAGGATAACAAGCCAGCGCCCAAGGTAGAGGCTCCCAAGGTGGAGGCACCCAAGGAGAAGAGTCCCATGCCCCGTAAACTTACGTTTGCTGAGGCTGTTGCAAAACCTGTTGTTAAACCTGAAGTTGAGATTATCAGTCAACCCCCTTGTGAATCTGAATCAACCCCAAAATCTGCCCCTTCAACTGCTAAAACCTCAGCCAAGGCGGTGCCTGTGATGAAGAACGACAAGG GATCTGGCACAGAGTCCGACAGTGATGAGTCGGTACCTGACTTGGAGGAACAGGACtctgcacagacacagacgcagcaGGCCCAG CTTGCAGCTGCTGCCGAAATTGACGAAGAACCAGTCAGCAAAGCCAAACAGAGCCGCAGTGAAAAGAAAGCACGAAAG GCAATGTCAAAGCTTGGTCTGAGGCAGGTAACTGGTGTCACCAGAGTCACCATTCGCAAGTCCAAGAACATCTTGTTTGTCATTACCAAACCAGACGTTTACAAGAGTCCTGCATCAGACACCTACATCGTCTTCGGTGAAGCTAAG ATTGAGGATCTCTCTCAACAAGCTCAGCTGGCCGCTGCTGAAAAGTTCAAGGTACAGGGAGAAGCTGTTTCAAACATCCAGGAGAACACACAGACGCCAACAGTACAGGAGGAgagtgaagaggaagag GTTGACGAGACTGGCGTGGAGGTCAAGGACATTGAACTTGTCATGTCGCAAGCCAACGTCTCTCGGGCTAAGGCTGTACGGGccctgaaaaacaacaacaacgacattGTCAATGCTATTATG GAGTTGACAATGTAA